The DNA sequence AGTGTTAATTCAtattattctattattattgGTAGAACTTTGtgtttcattaataattatatatcaaaTATCTTAATGTCTAAcccaattaattttataatttattaattcaagCAATGGTCCATTGTAGAAAATTTCTGTTTAGCTGCTTTATCATTTTGGATGGTTATCTTGTTTGTCAACTAAGCATTCATTCTTAATTCTCGCATGATTTTTCAGGTAGATTATGATGAGGCCATTTTTTTGTGGCGTGTAGATAAGAAAGATTTTCTTCTTTGGACCATTACTAGCACTACAACATTGTTCCTTGGTATTGAGATTGGCGTCCTTGTTGGGGTGAGtacaaggtgattttttttgttagtaagGGTGCATCATAAGTTGTTCATATTTTGATGCATAAACTTAGTGAAGCTGAAATCTTTATCTGGTTGTGCATATTCATTGTGAAACCATGTTTGCTGGCTAAAACTTCGGTGCTtcattgtcttgttttcattcaAAGAAGAAATGGCTATAAAATCATTTCATCAGATATTGGATTCATTCAActataactaatataaaatgattttcttgTGTTGGACATGCAAAAGTTGTGGCATTTCCATATGCTAAGTAAtcactttttcattttataaggtttttgAAATTGTAGGTTGGGGTTTCACTTGCTTTTGTCATTCATGAGTCAGCAAATCCACATATTGGTAAGTTGATTTGTCTAGGTTCAGAAGTTATGTATGCTCTTGTTCGTTCCACATGTGTATCATGTATATAGAATTGAATCAAATTATAGATACTATCTTGCATTAATATTGAAGAATCATGGTCTTATCACTcatatattgttaattaaaaaatactttctttCAAATGAGTACCTTGAACCTAAAAACGATAAGAGACTAGTATTGGGTATTTATGTATCTGGATACATGAATAAGAACATAATACATTTATAAACtttggaaagaaaatttttCTGATGAACAACAAAATTGCGGAACCCTTTATGAATGAAAGAAACCTTTATGATTCAATACATGTGCATATGGAGTATTAAAGTCTACCAGATTATCAGTCTGCCTGAAAGAAATCACACTAGAATCATCAGCATCAGTATCGGAAGATTGCAATAATCTACAACAAATGAAGGAATGTTAACTGCTCAagacagaaaaataaattagaaaatatgacAGGACCATGTTTTAGGTTGCTATGGATTAATCCTGAATTAAGGCATCTACTTTTGGTAATGTGCTTGAATTAGTTGTTATGTTAATTCAGTGGctaatattttaatcaaatgcTATAAGGAGTGTATTTCAATGTACAGAGTTCCTGAAGTAATTTGAAAtctgatttttaaataaatatctgTGCATGGCTATAGTTTTTCAAGATATAAATTGTATACCTTTCGACTTCAATATAACTAATGCAATCTTGCATCTAATACTTAGTTCagtcattttctatttttctacaCTGGAATGTCTCTGTGTGTAAATAGTGTAAGATACGTAAGTATGCTGACATTATTGTTTGGTCTGATTTGCACTGCAGCTGTTTTGGGTCGTTTGCCAGGGACAACTGTTTATAGGAATGTTAAACAGTACCCTGAAGCATATACATATAATGGAATTGTAATCGTTCGTGTTGATGCTCCAATTTATTTTGCAAACACAAGTTACATAAAGGACAGGTAATGAGAAATGAGTTGTAATTGACATTTTTCCAATCAAGAGCCTGCCTTAATTCATTTAGAGTTCTCTTATCAGGTTGCGTGAATACGAAGTTGATGTTGATTGTTCTAAAAGACATGGACCTGAGGTTGAAAGAATTTATTTTGTGATTCTAGAGATGGCACGTAAGTCTTGTGTGTCCTGTGCACAAAGAGGCATATACTATATTGTTCACGTGTTTAACTATTTAAGCTAACATTTCGTTAGCatgttgaaatttaattttaagagtaaatgaatgtgaatatataattatcgATGTGTACTAGTGGCACTAATGGTTAATATGACTAATAAGTGATTCATGATGTCTTGAGATTATTGAAATGTCTAATGTCTAATGGTGGTTAACTGTGTCTAACTGGATCGGGTGGACGCTGTGTGAGATATTTTCAGCAGGTGTTGATCATTTTCATTACTTTTAAGTTACCTCATGCTGAATTACATAAATCATATTGCACTGAAATTTGTGAATGTTGTTTTCCACTACAGTTTGTTTATAGCTAAACTATGAAAGGGATAATGATGATAATTCTACTTTCTTCTAATCATGTGGTTATGACTTGTGATGACTGCAGCTGTGACCTACATAGATTCTAGTGCTGTTCAggctttgaaagacttgtatcAGGAGTACAAATTACGGGACATTCAGGTAGAATAAGATACCAAAGTTTCAACTACTGTTAGAATTCTTGAAATAATCGCCACAGGTTTGCAATGTCTCCACCAACCAACTTGAGCTTATTCTTCTTGCAGATTGCAATATCCAATCCAAGTCCAGAAGTTCTGCTTACCTTGTCTAGATCCGGTCTGGTGGAGTTGATAGGCAAAGAATGGTACTTTGTGAGAGTACATGATGCTGTTCAAGTTTGCTTGCAACATGTTCAAAGCTTGAAAGGGGGATCTAACAGTCCACAAGCACCATTCTCTTCATTAGAAGACAAACCAAGTTTGTTTGCCCGATTATCAAAAGAGAGAGGGGAGAAGCTTTCAATTACCGACTTGGAGTCTGGTAATGGCAGGCCACCACTCCCCAAGGAGAGAGATTCCCAATTGGAGCCATTGTTGTCTAAAGATCATTGAAGTCTAGTTTGTAtagtaaaaaatgtatttagccATTCTTTCAAATAATGAATAGGTTAAAGTTAAACCGTGTGTAATCAAgacaatgttaaaaaataatttgtgtaaTATTTGATTGGCCGGTTgttgtaaaattaaatgattttttaagaatGGTTTTATTATGTAAATCGTCTATCAGCTGTGTATACCTAATATgaaagtcttgttatgtttTAAGTTAATTACAAAGCTACTTACGGGATTGATTTGCTCTTCTTAGAAGAGATTAGTTTATGACCtcttaacaaaagaaagaaaaatcaaaggtCAAATgacttatttgattatttatcttattttttaatttattttgataatttatcttttaaaatttattttggtcttttatgttttaaaaaaggaTCAAAATGATTATTCTGTCAATGCAAATTTAATACCATTAATAACACTAAAATAgtgatgattaaaaattatcacattataattttttcttccttcattttCCTCCTCTTCTCCCTTCCTCCCCCCTCATCTTTGGCCATCTTCGTCTCCAACTcaacaacacaacaaaaatCTTAAACTTCAAAATACAATCACACCTACAATCAAAAAACAAGAATgaatgatttcaaaatggtgaaAAAACTCAACAAAACCTCAAATATCCTTACTCTCCCGCACATCTACAAGGAATTCCTCAAATATTAGAGTTCGTCAACCAAAGCCACTCACCCACATGACTGCCGATACATATCTAAATTTGTTGCAATGGGTGCACTTTTAAGTTTGCACCAACAAAAAGatcattttaatcatttttaaaaaaataaagaaacaaaatgaacaaaataaaataaaataaaaaattaaataggacATTTTGCCAAAATAAAAGGTTTTCTGACCTATTCAATGATATTTCAATTCAACTTAAATCATCTCATTGAACCATTAAGTCCATTAATGTCATAAAAAGCAACATAAAATTCTTTGGCACCCTTGTAGGCATACATATTCCAAAATCTACAAAGATTACACAtggatgatatttttattttatgtgcttATGTTTATCCAACTTCTCTTACTTGAAACACTCATGATAACAAGGGAAGTACCAAATAATTTATTCAGTAACAATACCCAAtgcattttttaacttttcttttaCTATCTTTTTCCTCATctatttaggttttttttttattattatggaaGATATATCAACTTTTGCTAAAAATATGCATTTGGTCAATGGTTATTCAATATACAATAAAATGAatcaataaagaattaaaaaaataattgaacaatATAAACCACAAGTCTACTGTGAAATATATTGTGTATCCAACATGTGGGGTAGTGACAAGGCAACCATTTTAAGGTGGGTGACCAAATCAACttagaaatgaaaaaatcaCGAGCTTACAATGAGCTTACAAGCCCTCCCTGTTAGGGTGATTTGCTTATAATTGATATTTGAACGCAATCAGACAAAATGTTCAGTAGGATATTCATGTTCATCTCCGTTGTAGTCGTAGTATAACCTTTCCCCCTTTGTAATATCTCTATTGGCAATTAAAAGAACCCGGCATTCACCTCCAACATCAAACCTCACGCATTTTAAGTTCTGCTTCTTTTTCCCTTCCCTACACCAGAGGCAAGAGCCTTCATCAATAGTTGTTTCCATCAAACAATCACATTACTTCAACCgagaataaaatcatttaacaGACAGAAATCCTTCAGTTTAGATAGTTTATTTGTGCCAATAGCAATGTCAACAATATGCACACTCTTTCTGAATTATAATTAGCCCATCTTTAATTTCAGACTTGcatctttcaaaaataactcAAGGTAGCAGAGAACAAAACCTGAGAATGAGAAACTTACGGCGTGTGATTATTGATGCCATTAATGAATCGAGCTATGTTGCTTCGTTTGTCTGGACAGATGACAAGCGTCCGCGAAGGATCAGAAGCTGAGAGAAGTGTCATTATGCTATCTCCATcgtcattttccctattttttaaaaagtctacATCTCCAACATATTCTGTTATTATGGTTAAATCTTTGATGGATCTATCTGCTTCTACAGTGAAGCTGCAAAAAGAGAAATTTATTTGTGATGTCAAAATTGGGATTGCTGTTGAATGCTTATTTATTTGGTGGCAGAGCATATTATGTGTCAGTTGTTGAGCTATAGTGAGTAATACTACTACTATGTATGAGCTGCATATTGAGGAGAAAGACAATGCCAGTTTACGCTGAATATACATACCCTTCTAGAGGATCAAAAACAACCATGAGTGGTGGCCATTCTCCTCTTTCCATCATACGCTTGCACAGGTTTAAGGTCTCGGTGTCTTCTTTTGACAAAACCTGGGTCAAAAGATAAACAAACACTTGTAAATAGCCAatttaaatgcataaaaaagaTCAGGAAATCGATCAATCAACGTGTAAATCAAAAAGCTTATGAACCAATAGCATTACATATCAGGAAGAAAAATTAGGGTTAATAATTAGGTACCACCTGCATTCCACCGCGCTCAAGAGCAGGACGATTAGCGGACCTTGGTGCCATCCCAAGCATGTAAGTAAGCTGATTGCTGAACTCCGTTTTAGTTGTGGTCAACGCCGTCGCCAGCGACGCCATCTGTTCCAATCTTCTATTGGGATCCTCACTCGGCACGAACGCCAAcagcttcctcttcttcttcgaTACCACCAAGCCCCCACCCCGCTTTCGCTTCCTCCGCGTGTCTAAAAACCACACACCAGATTCAAGTTTCAACCTTTAAtccaaataacaataataaatttgaaaatggtTTTGCCTTACCTTGATTTGATAATGCCTCAGGGGAGCGTTGGATTCGAAAGAAGTCGATGATTTTGGTCTGGACAAGGGGGAAAGCTGCAATTTTCAAAAGCACCGGAGGTTAATTGATAGAATGTAAAGAAAACCCTATTGAGATCTAATTAAACCCTAAAATCTAGCTCATGAATATTAAGTACACACTAGTTTGATCGATTTGGGATCTGAATGGAAATGAAAGTGATGCATGCAATACATACACTTGGGTTTGTGATTGGAGCAAGAGGGGCAGAACCAAGAGCCTTTGGGAACAGAGGGAAGAATTGGACGGAGGCAGAAGAGGTGGTAGCCACGGTCGCATTTGTCGCAGAGAATAAGCTTGGAAGGGGAGTGGCCACCGCCGCATTCCTCGCAGGAAACGTCGTCGTTAAGGGTGGAGGATGCTTTGGGAGCGTGGGTTCTTCTTCGACCCaatgaagaagccatggatgcTGCAGATGCAGAAATGTGTGTAATGTGAGAATCTTTGAAAtataaagaggaagaagaagaagctcttTCGCGCCATAATTTCGATTCGCGCCACGCTCGCGCCAGcgccattttatttttattttttataattttgggtCACTAGATGGAAAAAGACAAGACCTATATAGGCTAGAGCCCAACCcaagaacattattaaaaataactaaatttcgATCCGTAAgccattttgttttaaaattttagttttataaaatttaagtattttatattatttctttcatttacaaaacaaattaaattcaaaaaaacattaaaaaattatctaaatttaaatatacaaaatatatcaaataaaacattattaaaaaattatataaaatattttaaataaaactatataaaaaatatataaagatattaaataaaaataataatatgtaaaattaaaaatatttatttaataattaaataaataaaattatttaaaattttaaaaaattgaaatcaaaagaaaaaaatacaaataaataaaatatcgtaaaacaaaaaactttttaaaaaataacttactaCTTtgaagtcatatatatataaaaaaattaaactgaagtcatacaatattttatgattttaattaaaaaaataaagagtcaTAATAGATGTTAtcccatttttttataatttaaaatagacTCACCTATCAAAATACTGAACAAAAATTGTACTTTTTGGTAAAAGTCTCTTCTTTCTATGCCTCTTACCTTATGCACCCAGAATTTTCTCCCTCAAACTCCCTGCCTTCCCTTACAAAGAATAAAGTTAGTGATTTCAAATGATGTGTTGTAATTGTTGTCCATGCATATATTCGTATTTACCAAAGTATCATTGTCCTTCGTGGTAGATAATTGCTTAGCATCTAGCCAAAGTTTGAATGACAGGTGATGTGGTTAAAACCCTAATTACCAGATAACATGGTGGATTTTGCCAGATTTGTATAAGAAATAATAGTATCTGCAGGTGTATTCCCCACCTTTCTTTTGTGCTATACTAGTGTCTTAACTCCTAACGCTGCTATGCACGACCATTTGGTCAATCCAATTTGTTGTCCCTCTACGTGTGAAAGTTGCTACAACAATTGAAAATCTAGTCATCCTAGTTAGATCTCAATtctaaatatcaaattatatgCGTGGCCAGTGACCTAAATAAGAAAACAGAGGCAATCAAGGCTTATAAACTATCCACTCTCAAGTaccaataattaatttcaatgtTTTAGAGTTTCTTGGTTAATAAATCACTTAatgttcttaattttttgtttctttgtagCTGTTAAGAAATAACTACAGGCACTTGAAAGTTGATTAACTTCTACTTCAGAACTGGGCCAAATTTAGCGTTAGGACTCGGAGAAAgttattataaacaataaatacCTAATACCTAGTACCTAGATGCATAAAAGTTGAAGATGCCACCAATAAATAACAAGCATGcataaaatgttatttatcaTGAAACACCTCGATAGAACTTATCATTCTCTAGTTGTCAAAATTCTTTAATTCCATTCCAATCAACCATCATTTTATCGATAATCTATACTTTTGATTAGTCAAACTCCGTTCGTATGATTCCAATAGCATGGCATTTACAAACCCAAAGGGTAAACTGTCTTCATGTTCGACCAATATAATCTTTAAACAATCAAGACTCAATAgagaaaaagacaaagaaaggaGTCAGAAGAGGTCATTGGAGAAAGACAAGGAAACAAAGGGCCAGACAGGATGCCGAGTCCATCTTTTGAGTTACAAAAATGAAGTCATTGAGACTTTGCTTCAACATTTTacatcttttttccttttagagTAGTTGTTTTATGGCTACTTCACAGATAtacatattcaattaaaaatccaATGAAAACTGCAACATTAATGCCCACATAGCAAGCACTCAAATAAGAGGCCCAACCAAGTATCTAACGTAACGTAATTTAGTCCCACTGGATTGGAAGTGTGTTGTTGGCCCAACATGTAGTCACTGTTGCATTGAATATCACCATTTTGGaatataaatttacattctGAAAGCCCATTTTACAATGCAATGAAAGACGTAGGATGCAATAATTAGAGTGCATGATATAATAGCCCAAATAAATAGGAGGAAACTAGCTTCAAACAAATTTCCCAGACTCATGAATAAGGAAAATAAAGTGGTAGGTGGAAGCCAATCACAACACTGGTAAAGTGCAATaatcatttgaaaaaattattatgttttttattttatgaattgcTTAGACAATAAGACCTaagacaaaattatatattactcAAAATAGAAGGTTCAACATTTATATCTATCCTCATGAAAGTTACACCAAAATCAAGTAAGCTATTATATATTTCTATCAATGGTTAAATCATATTTGACAAAACAGTGTGTCATATTTTTGTCTAGCACATTATATGGATAATGAAACACGAAATAAACTCTTAGTTTTGTAGGCAAGATCTATAAGAAGTAAACATACATCCTTATCGGAGATTCTCCACAAGCTTGATAGTTTCACTAGAATTAGTTTCAACAATAATTGCTCTATAATTTAAATCAGAGACCATATTTATACTAAACAGAATAGTCCAAAGCTTAGCCTCTAGAATAGTACAACACTCAAGTTTCCTTgaaaatgcttttaaaaaatcactttatcATTTCGGAGCATATCACTACAAGTAGTAAGAGTCACCAAGACAAGGTAAAAGTTATCACAATTAATTTTTGCAGTACCTGCATAGCttcaactaattttttcaaaaattttaaatattcaataaattaacaaaGTATAACTTGTTTTATTATACAGATATAATAAACAGCATAAAAAATGTTAGGATATATTGTATTTAATTCACtgtcacacaaaaaaaaagctcAATAATTGTTGCAAAAGGACAATACACTATTGACTTATCTAGTTTCATTAATGATTTGTATTATTCACATTGTCGTCTAATATGTGATATCGGAACTAAtatcaaataacacaaaaatTTAGAAGTGTACAAAGAGCCGAAACTGATTACCAATGCGGTCTCAATCATTTTTGGGGTAAgagcaaaaattaaaaaaagacccCTAAACAatggaaatatattttattaataattcatCGACAAAAAATTTTCATGAATTAATAAAttcaaccataaaaaaataatacacaaaattcttatattaaaaagttcaccaaaatgaaattaataattttttttcatattttttaaaagttgtgagaCCCCTCAGAATGGAGGCTCTGGGTTGTCGATCACCTTAGTCATATGTCCGAGACGACACTACTTGTTGCGTATGTATTCTGGTTCattttaaactcttttttttttttatcactataGTTCATTTTGAACTTGTGCAATAGTAATTTATTCTACCGCTGGAAATAGAAAAATACTTGAATTTACTTCAAGAGACTGATCGTAcggggaaaaggaaaaaaaaaatgatccgaatagtataacaatttttttttttaaataatgggATAAGACTTTCCGCGATGATTTTTAGAAACCTGTCTtagaaaagtaatatttttctaagacgattttcaagttaaaatcatcttagaatgatagttttttaaaatgatttttcagaGAATcaccttaaattttttttaaaaaaaaattgagggttTTTAGATGATTTTTGGAAAAACCATCTCAGAATGTagactttctaagacagttttcccGAGAatccttttaaaatatttttttttataaaaaaaaattaatttctattcataattatatgttatttcaatttcatatatttttatcgTCATTCATTTCACATCACAAGTTTCATAAATgctgaaataataataataataataataataataataataataataataataataataataataataatagaactaTTAAGCATAGACAACATTTATACAAAATTTCCCAAAGCATTAGTATTTTTTACTGGATTGAGACTTttaaagattgaaaataaaattcttatgaTGGATACTCTCATACTCGAGAGCATTAAAGATTGAATTTTCTAGACGATCGAGGAATGgattaaaatgaaagattaGAATCTtagtttttatctatttttcccATTTAATATCCACTCTGAGTGGTTACTTgtgtaatttatgaaaataaaaacacaaatgaaTTAATAGTCTGCATTTCAGTATTTAACAAGACACATTACATTACCCAAAGGAACATATAAAATTGGCTTCTTAGgaacaaattataaaatctgCATGAATATCAAAGTCTATCAAAAGTTTAAAGAATGTTGCAAGGCAAAGGTAGAGAAATATTAATCTAAA is a window from the Glycine max cultivar Williams 82 chromosome 2, Glycine_max_v4.0, whole genome shotgun sequence genome containing:
- the LOC100791762 gene encoding histone-lysine N-methyltransferase ATXR6; amino-acid sequence: MASSLGRRRTHAPKASSTLNDDVSCEECGGGHSPSKLILCDKCDRGYHLFCLRPILPSVPKGSWFCPSCSNHKPKSFPLVQTKIIDFFRIQRSPEALSNQDTRRKRKRGGGLVVSKKKRKLLAFVPSEDPNRRLEQMASLATALTTTKTEFSNQLTYMLGMAPRSANRPALERGGMQVLSKEDTETLNLCKRMMERGEWPPLMVVFDPLEGFTVEADRSIKDLTIITEYVGDVDFLKNRENDDGDSIMTLLSASDPSRTLVICPDKRSNIARFINGINNHTPEGKKKQNLKCVRFDVGGECRVLLIANRDITKGERLYYDYNGDEHEYPTEHFV